A single genomic interval of Pyruvatibacter sp. HU-CL02332 harbors:
- a CDS encoding serine hydrolase translates to MRSFSRDNWLTPQHNRTSFQHLQSLFPTARLKRGTEPPSPLPSDHVEVGHFRFGWPNGDEHTISQFLEDTYTDAFLILRDGVLIHEHYENGMQPDSLHLLNSISKTFLGMLAGVFVADDTIALDERVATYVPQLTGTALDQATLRQALDMTAGVTFGEDYAVATDDFWVETAVIGWRPDLADRAATTSLKDYASDKKSAGHADGEAFHYRTLLTNIVAMAIEGATHTPVQDLMAQHLWQRLKPEYDANVVVDGAGFPYFGAGMSASARDLVRFGQMLLNNGQVDGEQVIPESWVRSTRAGSDERRAHFAVTDYAPVLPNWHYQNQTWACQADDALLCIGIFGQTVYVHQPSGIVIVKLSTHPEPANDRLYAHTFMAMRALAEGLAT, encoded by the coding sequence ATGCGATCGTTTTCACGCGACAACTGGCTCACGCCGCAACATAACCGGACAAGCTTTCAGCACCTGCAATCGCTCTTTCCAACGGCGCGATTGAAACGAGGAACTGAACCCCCATCGCCCCTGCCGTCAGACCACGTGGAAGTTGGACACTTCCGGTTCGGGTGGCCCAACGGCGATGAGCACACGATTAGTCAGTTCCTCGAGGACACGTACACGGATGCGTTCCTGATACTGAGGGACGGTGTCCTGATCCACGAACACTATGAAAATGGGATGCAGCCTGACAGCCTGCACCTGCTCAACTCGATATCGAAGACGTTCCTCGGGATGCTTGCAGGCGTGTTTGTGGCCGATGACACAATTGCCTTGGACGAGCGCGTCGCGACCTATGTTCCACAGCTCACAGGAACAGCCCTCGACCAGGCGACGCTGCGTCAGGCACTCGACATGACAGCGGGCGTCACCTTCGGTGAAGACTATGCAGTCGCAACCGATGACTTCTGGGTCGAAACGGCTGTTATCGGCTGGCGCCCGGACCTGGCAGACCGCGCGGCCACAACTTCCCTGAAAGACTACGCAAGCGATAAAAAATCAGCCGGGCACGCCGATGGAGAAGCGTTCCACTATCGCACCCTTCTCACAAACATCGTTGCCATGGCTATCGAAGGTGCAACGCACACGCCCGTTCAGGACCTCATGGCGCAGCACCTTTGGCAGCGGCTGAAACCGGAATACGACGCAAATGTCGTTGTTGATGGAGCAGGGTTCCCCTACTTCGGTGCCGGGATGAGCGCCAGCGCCCGTGACCTGGTGCGTTTCGGGCAGATGCTCCTGAATAACGGGCAGGTTGATGGCGAACAGGTGATTCCCGAAAGCTGGGTTCGATCAACGCGGGCCGGCAGCGACGAACGGCGGGCGCATTTCGCAGTGACCGATTACGCGCCTGTCCTGCCGAACTGGCATTACCAGAACCAGACCTGGGCATGTCAGGCCGACGACGCCCTTTTGTGTATCGGCATTTTCGGACAGACAGTCTATGTGCACCAGCCTTCAGGGATCGTCATCGTAAAACTGTCCACGCACCCCGAACCTGCAAATGACCGCCTTTATGCCCACACCTTCATGGCAATGCGGGCATTGGCAGAAGGGCTTGCAACCTGA
- a CDS encoding TetR family transcriptional regulator, translating into MQDFKEIERTPNTKGARSREHVLEAALRVIGTSGTEAVTYRCVADEAGLTRGAVAHHFPSREQIILQAFRHYIETVDASLSEISARLDDDSIDGVIELLVRYHQREFRDPARVLAEYELILFAARNEAVGREVRSWEHALIDRLESRLNRAGTDQPHQSAQLLLAVFRAFELDSLTGRDNNPEELRARLQALFPAKVRKPRTTTSNGAKI; encoded by the coding sequence ATGCAAGACTTTAAAGAAATTGAACGCACACCAAACACCAAGGGAGCGCGCAGCCGCGAGCATGTGCTCGAGGCCGCTCTGCGCGTAATTGGTACGTCAGGCACGGAAGCTGTCACCTATAGGTGCGTTGCAGATGAAGCGGGACTGACGCGCGGTGCCGTCGCCCATCACTTTCCCTCGCGGGAGCAGATCATCCTGCAGGCGTTTCGCCACTACATCGAGACCGTAGACGCCAGTCTTTCCGAGATTTCTGCGCGGCTGGACGATGACAGCATCGACGGCGTCATCGAGCTTTTGGTGCGGTACCACCAGCGCGAGTTTCGCGATCCCGCGCGCGTACTCGCAGAGTACGAACTCATCCTGTTTGCCGCACGGAACGAAGCGGTCGGCCGCGAAGTCCGAAGCTGGGAGCACGCCCTGATCGACCGGCTCGAGTCCCGGCTCAACCGCGCCGGTACAGATCAACCGCACCAGTCTGCGCAGCTATTGCTTGCGGTGTTTCGTGCATTCGAACTCGACAGTCTGACAGGCCGTGACAACAACCCCGAAGAGCTGCGGGCCCGCTTGCAGGCGCTGTTTCCGGCAAAGGTACGCAAACCCAGAACGACGACATCCAATGGAGCAAAGATATGA
- a CDS encoding SDR family oxidoreductase encodes MKHPLGQSSQPNETNHMTQNSSIDPSLYEYMTPGCLNGSSAFITGGGSGIGLSIAHTLAALGANVGICGRRADKLKHAEDALLVYGGKIATFAVDIRDADAVCEALETCGRVNGPVNYLVCAAAGNFVASAESMSSNAFKTVVEIDLLGTFHAAKGAFEQLKATKGSALFISAGQAFAPYYGQSHVGAAKAGIEMLMQTLALEWGENSIGVNCIVPGPISNTRGMEVLSGGEAEDFWVSTVPMRRLGQASEIANLSAFLATPLADFITGTSIRVDGGQNLTGSSRFNEQVIQSLGLEE; translated from the coding sequence ATGAAGCATCCACTCGGCCAATCCTCCCAACCCAACGAAACCAATCATATGACTCAGAATTCTTCTATCGATCCATCGCTGTATGAGTACATGACACCAGGTTGCCTGAATGGCTCCAGCGCCTTCATTACCGGTGGAGGGAGTGGCATCGGATTGAGCATAGCTCACACCTTAGCGGCGTTGGGTGCCAATGTGGGCATATGCGGTCGGAGGGCCGACAAACTTAAGCACGCCGAAGACGCGTTATTGGTATACGGGGGGAAGATCGCGACTTTTGCTGTCGATATTCGCGACGCAGACGCTGTTTGCGAGGCGCTTGAAACGTGTGGACGGGTTAACGGCCCGGTCAATTATCTGGTTTGTGCCGCTGCAGGAAACTTCGTTGCATCCGCTGAGTCCATGAGTTCAAACGCGTTCAAAACGGTTGTTGAAATCGACTTGCTAGGAACTTTTCATGCGGCGAAGGGTGCCTTTGAGCAACTCAAGGCCACGAAAGGGAGCGCCTTGTTCATTTCCGCCGGGCAGGCGTTTGCTCCCTACTATGGCCAGTCACATGTCGGAGCAGCAAAAGCTGGAATTGAAATGCTGATGCAGACGCTCGCATTGGAATGGGGGGAGAACTCAATAGGCGTGAACTGTATCGTGCCCGGTCCGATTTCAAACACGCGCGGCATGGAAGTGTTGAGCGGCGGCGAAGCGGAAGACTTTTGGGTTTCGACCGTACCCATGAGGCGCTTAGGGCAGGCCAGCGAGATCGCAAATCTCTCGGCATTTTTGGCTACGCCACTGGCAGATTTCATCACCGGCACCAGCATTCGAGTTGATGGTGGACAAAATCTGACAGGGTCGTCTCGATTCAACGAGCAAGTCATTCAATCTCTAGGCTTAGAAGAATAG
- a CDS encoding class III extradiol ring-cleavage dioxygenase, producing the protein MTRLPAMFLSHGGGPWPYLTGPLRDEFNLLEASLKALLPNLPVQPKAILVVTAHWETHSFMLSSSRKPPMIYDYGGFPEHTYHVTYNAPGSPELAERACKLITTAGMDCGLDRERGFDHGTFSLMEIVRPQADIPVVQLSIRQDFDPQAHIAAGRALAPLRDEGILIVGSGLSYHNLQKFGPDGADASRDFDLWLKQTLMTMSGAQRNKQICQWEAAPAARLAHPSEDHLLPLFVALGSAEADPCAINYSQSDFMGHLTVSSFRFG; encoded by the coding sequence ATGACCAGATTGCCTGCCATGTTCTTGTCACACGGGGGCGGCCCATGGCCCTACCTGACGGGCCCGCTTCGCGATGAGTTCAATCTTCTCGAAGCGTCCTTGAAAGCCCTTCTGCCCAATCTTCCTGTCCAGCCAAAAGCAATTCTGGTGGTCACAGCACACTGGGAAACACACAGCTTCATGCTCTCGTCGAGCAGAAAACCCCCGATGATTTACGACTATGGGGGATTTCCAGAGCACACCTACCACGTCACCTACAATGCTCCAGGCAGCCCGGAGCTTGCAGAACGCGCTTGCAAGCTCATCACAACAGCCGGCATGGATTGTGGGCTGGATAGGGAACGCGGTTTTGATCACGGCACCTTCAGCTTGATGGAGATAGTGCGACCGCAGGCGGATATTCCCGTTGTCCAACTCTCCATCCGACAAGACTTTGATCCACAGGCACATATCGCGGCAGGACGCGCCCTTGCTCCGCTGAGAGACGAGGGCATTCTCATCGTTGGTAGCGGCCTCAGCTACCACAATTTACAGAAGTTCGGTCCAGACGGTGCAGATGCCTCGCGGGATTTCGACCTTTGGCTGAAACAGACCCTGATGACGATGTCAGGCGCACAACGCAACAAGCAAATATGCCAATGGGAAGCCGCGCCAGCTGCACGGCTGGCTCACCCGAGCGAGGACCACCTGCTTCCATTGTTTGTCGCCCTGGGATCCGCCGAAGCTGACCCTTGCGCAATAAACTACAGCCAGTCGGACTTCATGGGACACCTGACTGTCTCAAGCTTCCGCTTCGGATAA
- a CDS encoding fumarylacetoacetate hydrolase family protein — translation MLDQETRSGIARDILAVFETRKPLGLLTKTHPGITVEDSYRIQEMCIAQRLSEGRSIRGYKVGLTSKAMQELTGSTEPDFSAMTDDLYLPEDTPLQMSDFILPMIEIEIAFVMKDALKGPGILPVDVIRATDFVLPAIEIVDFRVGPGPGMTVADTIADFAACGAAVLGANPRRLDQIDIRRIHGELIQNGEVKEAGVSSAVLGNPVTSVAWLANKLGEFGVAFEPGQVILTGSFVRTVPVQPGDEIIARFDNGLGDVIASFV, via the coding sequence ATGCTTGATCAGGAAACCCGCAGCGGGATAGCCCGAGATATTCTTGCCGTTTTCGAAACCCGCAAGCCACTTGGACTGCTGACAAAAACGCATCCCGGCATCACCGTCGAAGACTCTTACCGCATTCAGGAGATGTGCATCGCACAGAGGCTCTCCGAAGGCAGGTCCATACGCGGATACAAGGTGGGCCTGACATCGAAGGCCATGCAGGAATTGACGGGATCAACCGAGCCGGATTTCAGCGCGATGACCGATGACCTGTATCTGCCTGAAGACACGCCGCTGCAGATGTCAGACTTCATCCTGCCGATGATCGAGATCGAAATTGCGTTCGTCATGAAAGACGCCCTGAAGGGTCCGGGCATCCTGCCAGTGGATGTGATCCGCGCGACTGACTTCGTGCTGCCTGCCATCGAGATCGTGGATTTCCGCGTCGGCCCGGGTCCGGGAATGACAGTCGCGGACACGATAGCGGACTTTGCAGCGTGCGGCGCTGCCGTGCTGGGCGCCAACCCTCGCCGGCTCGACCAGATTGACATCCGGCGCATACACGGCGAGCTGATTCAGAACGGCGAGGTAAAGGAGGCGGGGGTCTCATCAGCCGTTCTCGGCAACCCCGTGACGTCAGTTGCCTGGTTGGCAAACAAGCTTGGCGAATTCGGAGTCGCCTTCGAGCCGGGACAAGTCATCCTGACCGGGTCATTCGTCCGAACTGTTCCTGTGCAGCCTGGAGATGAGATCATTGCCCGCTTCGACAATGGCTTGGGCGACGTCATCGCGTCGTTTGTCTAG
- a CDS encoding primary-amine oxidase, which translates to MTVTTAAERHPLDPCTADELSKAVSILRKEVELSQRSFFSCGMLVEPEKQTVLGFSPGSSIDRRVRLIGHDREKGQSFEAIVAPEEDKLVECHWIENGQAPLNMEDVLAVYAALAEHPDWLAALEKRGITDTSLVHIEPWLSGIRPPEMPEGRVLRALAFLHTHPDDNYYARPVGGLIALIDTDSGNVIVQDHGVTPIPESPADYAASFVETQREDIKPLEITQPDGPSFEVQGQVIKWQKWQMRISVHPIEGLILHDVRYDDDGKDRSILYRASLSEMVVPYGDSDPIQYWKHAFDAGETALGQQGNSLKLGCDCLGEIHYFDAVMLGTDGSPYTVENAVCLHEEDYGILWKHTNLFRPDLPPEVRRSRRLVISMIHTIGNYEYGFFWYFYQDGTIQLEVKLTGIIGVSVAENGEGTSTSPLVAPGITSPIHQHLFCFRLDFNLDGLDNTVVEANVVPMANDPHPYGAGFEATRQVLTHEADAKRRIDPAASRNWRIENPNVTNQLGKPVAYKLLPQASPTFFAGDDTVAGKRGGFARHNLWVTPYDEAEHYAGAGPFTNLHTGGVGLPDYTKDNRAIENTDVVVWHTFGVTHVPRPEDWPIMPVEYAGFMLVPSGFFDRNPALDVPPSKKCSG; encoded by the coding sequence ATGACCGTGACGACTGCGGCAGAGCGCCACCCACTTGACCCCTGCACGGCCGACGAATTGTCAAAGGCCGTATCAATTCTGCGCAAAGAGGTCGAGCTCAGCCAGCGAAGCTTCTTCTCCTGCGGCATGCTGGTCGAACCCGAGAAGCAGACAGTCCTTGGGTTTTCTCCCGGCTCATCGATCGACCGGCGGGTCCGACTCATAGGTCATGACCGCGAAAAGGGTCAGAGTTTCGAAGCAATCGTCGCGCCCGAAGAAGACAAGCTCGTGGAGTGCCATTGGATCGAAAACGGTCAGGCCCCCTTGAATATGGAAGACGTCCTGGCCGTATACGCTGCCCTTGCGGAGCATCCCGACTGGCTGGCCGCGCTGGAGAAACGCGGGATCACCGACACATCACTGGTACACATTGAGCCGTGGCTATCCGGGATCCGCCCGCCGGAAATGCCGGAAGGCCGCGTACTGCGCGCACTGGCGTTCCTGCACACGCACCCCGACGACAATTACTACGCACGGCCGGTAGGTGGACTCATCGCGCTGATTGACACCGACAGCGGTAACGTCATCGTGCAGGACCACGGTGTGACCCCCATTCCCGAGTCACCTGCGGATTACGCAGCCAGCTTTGTTGAGACGCAGCGAGAGGACATAAAACCTCTCGAGATCACTCAGCCCGACGGCCCGAGCTTTGAAGTACAGGGCCAGGTCATTAAGTGGCAGAAATGGCAGATGCGCATCTCAGTGCACCCGATCGAGGGACTGATCCTCCACGATGTACGCTACGACGATGACGGCAAGGACAGGTCCATACTGTACCGGGCTTCGCTGTCCGAAATGGTCGTGCCGTATGGAGACTCGGACCCGATCCAGTATTGGAAGCATGCCTTTGACGCCGGCGAAACAGCACTCGGTCAACAGGGCAACTCACTGAAGCTTGGATGTGATTGCCTCGGGGAGATTCATTATTTCGATGCGGTTATGCTGGGCACGGATGGTAGTCCGTATACGGTCGAAAATGCCGTGTGCCTGCACGAAGAAGACTATGGGATCCTGTGGAAGCACACGAACCTGTTCCGCCCCGATCTGCCACCAGAAGTCCGCCGGTCGCGCCGGCTGGTGATTTCCATGATCCACACGATCGGCAACTATGAGTATGGCTTCTTCTGGTACTTCTACCAGGACGGCACCATCCAGTTGGAAGTCAAGCTGACCGGGATCATCGGCGTGTCAGTGGCGGAGAATGGTGAAGGGACGTCTACGTCGCCCCTCGTGGCGCCTGGCATCACATCACCCATTCATCAGCACCTGTTCTGTTTCCGTCTGGACTTCAACCTGGACGGCCTCGACAATACTGTGGTCGAAGCAAACGTCGTACCTATGGCCAACGATCCGCACCCCTATGGCGCCGGTTTCGAAGCAACACGGCAGGTGCTGACCCACGAGGCCGACGCCAAGCGGCGCATTGATCCCGCAGCCAGCCGCAACTGGCGGATCGAGAATCCGAATGTGACAAACCAGCTCGGCAAACCCGTCGCCTACAAGCTGTTGCCGCAGGCGTCGCCGACTTTCTTTGCAGGAGATGACACAGTGGCAGGCAAGCGCGGTGGGTTTGCGCGCCATAATCTCTGGGTCACACCTTACGACGAGGCTGAACACTACGCGGGCGCAGGCCCGTTCACGAACCTCCACACCGGCGGTGTGGGGCTTCCGGACTATACAAAGGACAACCGTGCGATCGAGAACACCGATGTCGTGGTCTGGCATACCTTCGGCGTGACCCACGTGCCACGGCCGGAGGACTGGCCGATCATGCCGGTGGAATACGCTGGCTTCATGCTGGTGCCGTCGGGCTTTTTCGACCGCAATCCCGCACTTGACGTACCGCCATCAAAAAAGTGCTCAGGCTAG